GTATTTTGGACTCCAGATATTAATGGGTTTTGCAGCTAAAACAGGGACCCGTATGCCAACCTGTATGTCTATGCACTTGTCTGCAATCCTACATCTCTGCAAGAGCTCTAGCCTCTACACGCCGCAGTGGTGGCCTACTTCCTTGGTCTTGCGTCCATTGAAGTGGACCAGTCGTGGTTAGCCAGATCAAGTGCAGTCCGTCTGGAGTCCAAACGCGGTGACGGACGCGCAACCCCTGCGATGGCGCTCCGCGACCATGGACGCACCATGGGCATCCTCGGACGCGAACATGGCGCGTTGTGCCCGCCGTGCGAGGCAGCGAGGGTGGGAgggggtgggaggcggcggcggccctcATGGCCGTGGATGTCGGCGAGGCGGAGTTGCGTTCTCCGGCGCCCCGTATGCTGCACCAGTCCATGTGCCGCATCCGCTTCATGATGGATGTCACCGGCTCGTCCCAGGACGGATCCATCATCGATATCACATCCACCAGCACCCAACAGGTTccgggctccgacgaggaagagtagggcatgggagacggtGGCGCCTTGAGTCCCCTAAGCCGGCTCGTGTCCGATGCCCTACCCTAGCTTGCTGGCAACCGGACCAACAATATGGGGAGTGCAGCCTGCTGCCGGACATGGGCATGGCGGAGCCGGACGAGCTCCACTTAAAGATCACTTTACGTTGTATGTAGGAATATGGATCTGAGGTTTCTAATTTGAGGTATCCGAATGTGGAATGCATTAATTGAGGCATGATCGGCCAGTGTCAGCGGACGCGCCCGGACGCATCCTCGGGTGTTTGAGGggtcggatttgccaagtccggctgtagatgttGTTAGTGGCACCAATCATCCATGCCACTAGCCTCTATGCAGTATTAAGCAGAATGTTCCACAAAATTTTAAAAATTCAGCGCATTTACCAAAAATAAAACCCAAGAACGACAAGATAGCATGCATATTTAAAACACAAGTATAATGAAAGAACACACATTAACAGAAGGAGGAATTTACATATTTAAAACAACTGAGGCAACATGCATATTTTCTAAGCAGATATGAAAACATGATAACCATGATCCTTAGTTATCATGAAAAGCAGAGGGATCTGCTTCAACGAGTTTATAAGAACACCACATAGTCTAAGTGGCTTGACAACACAAAAATAAAGCCGCTACAGATTCACAACAAATCAGGAGGCAAACTTTGGCTAAACCAACCATGTGAGTAAGAACCTCTAAAATGTGTCCATCTAATATGCGTGTAAGTAAAACTACCGAGGATACTCTGCAGACAATATGAACTCTTGTTCCATACTATACCGTCTGATCGACCTGTTTGTGTTGCTTTCAACTTCTTCAGATGGAAATGCATTATCTAAAGCATGATCCTTGGATGTGCGTGTGCCTTCAAGTGTCATCTCCACTTGTCTCATCGTGGGCCGATCCTCTCTTCTTAACTTTATGCATGCAACTGCAACAGAGGCCACTTCTTTGACTTCTTTGCCACCTTCCTCGATAACTTGTGGGTCTAATATCTGGAGCAAATTGTCTTCTTCAAACAAGTTAACAAAATGTTCAACAAAACCGACTTCATCTTTGTCCGAAGACCACGAATATGAAAATGGTTTCTTCCTTGTTAACAGTTCTACCAGGACAACCCCAAAGCTATAAACATCACTCTTCTCCGTGAGCCGTCCTGTGTAAAAGTACATAGGATCCCAGTACCCTCTCGTGCCTTGAGCCCTTGTAGCAACACCAGATATATCGACTGGAATATTCTTTGATGCTCCAAAATCTGCTACTTTTGTTGTGAGAGTGTCATCTAGAAGTATGTTGGCAGACTTAACATCTCTatggatgataggtgttgaagcggCTGTGTGAAGATATGCGAGGGATTTTGCTGCCTCCATGGCTATCCTCAACCTGTGATCCCAAGACAATGATTTTGGGCCTTCGAGATGAAGATGCTCATAAAGGGTCCCATTGGATATGAACTCATAGACCAATATTGGGACTTCAGTTTCAAGACAACAACCATAGAGTTTTACTACATTTCTATGGTTGATTTGTGATAGAATAACCACCTCATTGATAAACTCGTTGATCTCCTTCTGCACCATTCTGTTTGGCTTCTTGACGGCTACAACATGTTGGTTCGGTAAAATACCTTTGTAAACTGTACCATGCCCTACACCACCAACCTCAAGATCTTTGTGAAAATTGTGTGTTGCCTTCTCTAGCTCTTTCAAGGTCATGATCATACTTTCTGCAATACTGGCACTCTGAGAAATCAACTGCTGCAACAACTGACCATGATTTTTCTCGAAGAATTTCCGTTTTAACTTGTTTGCCCTGATATCTTTTATGCCTTCCCATCTTGCGACCACTACCATGATTATCGCAATGCCCATCACTACACAGGCGACTATTTCAAGTACAAGTGCACTTTTCGCGGTCATGAATTCCTTTTGAGCTGTAGACATAAATTTCAGTGGATTAATGCTAGAGAAACAGGCATGCGAAATTAACATGACAATGATCAGAGTATCACATACCTTCTTTTGTGCACCCGCCGTCGACAAGGTATGGGTTGCCGATGTAGCCACCATCACACTGGCAATAGTAGCCTCTGTTCCAAGATATATAATGGCTGTGCTTGCTGGAGCAGATGCCGGTAGCTACCTCAACAGGCTTGGCGTTGGCGTCGGCCTCGGGTAAGCCTGCCAGCGGCAACAACGCCCAGTGTAAAACGACAGGAACTATGGGAGCAAACCTTGAGTTTGGTTGAAGCGATTGTAGCCGCAGAtccgagatgaggtggttgtcgaaCCAGCCTTCCTCCGCGATCAGCCCGtatgcactggtagaaaaagagtctatagtcccggtttgtaagggcctttagtcctggttcctgaaccgggactaaagtgtcggtactaatgccctgtacctttagtcccggttcaatccagaaccgggactgacggccctccacgtgggcagtgcgcagagcccaggcaggagaccctttggtctcggttggtgacaccaaccgggaccaataggcatccacgcgtcagcatttatgtggctggagtttttgttttttttttgaagggggaggggggtttgggggttttggggggttaatttaggtgtttcatatattatgttagctacctataattaatagagagaagtgtcctctcttaagtccgtgcttggtcgacgctacgtactatacatacgtatagagaggactagacacgctagttagctagtaagcaaacgaaggaaacagaagatcgtcatgaacatatatgcatacagagagaagtgatatcgaccacctctccttctccgagagattggtcgaacaacaagttctcgtatatctatccgacactaccggctacatatatacaataattatctcttacaaatataatcatacggactcatggtccacatagtattcttcgtcttcagcgatcacttggtcaagaaagaatgccgccaattcctcttgaattgctcgcatgcgagctggtgctaggagttcatcccgcttccgaaacatctaatttgaagaagggggtcaatacatatatatatgaatgaatgaaactcagtacaaatgatggtaataaaataaaattgtgaatgttgttatttacgtacttcatattgttcgtcagagtacccgccccgctcacaggtcgtgtggcggatggactcgcagatgtagtatccacagaaatcattccctttttcctgccacaaccactttacaagaaatagaggtcaatcaaactgataagcaagaatgctaaatggtattgatgaaactagcgcttgaatcactaggagatgcgcggaacatgctactatagtacttactttcgggtgtctaaattccagctccttcggcagtcaccgttctggtgaattttctccaaaccctgtcggacaaagaaaacaactacttgatatcaggaaatgaacaaagttgctgatatggtggataatgatcgatttaacttacttcttgaggatttcagtcatgtccgcatactcctggggatcttttcgtttagagtccaagacggttactactccctgctcaagtctaatctctaggagaatatagtggaaactgcacacgcatgcataactcatcaattacattaatataatactctttccttacaacttcaagtgagtgttactgtcttgtgcatattcggtttcccttatatattagtccaggatttcagtcatgtccgcatactcctggggatcttttcgtttagagtccaagacggttactactccctgctcaagtctaatctctaggagaatatagtggaaactgcacacgcatNNNNNNNNNNNNNNNNNaagttgtaaggaaagagtattatatctttgttttcattttttttgaatgatcgtagcaagttggcctcggtatctccgggacgatgttgaacctcagttgcatctatgagatatgtgttaatgaacccaatatcaccgatttgtcttttcttcaattcggcgatcttcattctgcataatatagtgaggataattataaatacatgcaatgaaagagatgagctatatagagagacttaatgacagaagtagtagtacttacagacagtagcaggtgatcgttgttttatcgagggccaattgattgaaaaactgatagaactcctcaaatggaataggcaacagttcaattccaacgaggtcatgctccggtttaactctcgcatacaaagtactcctccccctagactctctgcagattttcaagtaccaatcatgtaatcttcgcatcatcgttgttaatgatttttcatctttgacgagaggcttcccgtactcgtatctgtgtatctgcacctccatggtatcataatgtacatcgtcgggcaggtaatcgtcaacattgccataaccgggcaccatcctcggatcgacgatgtcgctaggcaccttgaggggggggggggcatgattgcttcgcttgctcgccgagctgggcaatttgtttcccagctgctcgtcattctttcagcctttgatcactgaccgtacttcccgaccgctccgcttcggcccatgtctttgcaataatgcactcatagttgcctttcggcggagacttgggtggttttgccagggcagccagagtgcgcttcactttcaccggatctaccttctcctccggaggtggatgtctctttgctctcaacccttgaaaccagtcatccacttcggttcgcgcgatctcggcgttctcctccggggtcctctcatatggtaacttctctggagtcttcagagaaggaccgaatctgtatgtcctcccgcctctggttgtactgctagacgccaaccgagcagacggagcggttgtcttctttacttacttacgaggcggaggagaaggactacgacgcgccggagcagctggagcggcggcaggtctcttccgcccttgctgacgaggcagagaaggaggaggctggctgctcgggcgcgtcggcgcaggcggagaaggaggcggagtgccgccacgcgccggagaaggagccggccgagggccctgatcgtcactcaccggaggaggaggcggtggaggaggcggagtgccctgactcgccggaggaggaggaggaggcggaggcgtccagttcggaaggttgatgagctcctttcgccataggcatggagtcttcagagcaaaccccagccgagtctccccttcaccgatagggtggtcaagctggaggtcctcaaatccctccgttatttcatccaccatcaccctagcatatccttctagaatcggccggcagtgaaaagttgcgccgggttcagtaggataaacaaagccaacagccgccttgaccttaaaattcatccattgcgtcataaggtggcaattttgagactccgtgatagcatccacgggatagctggcaggagccatcaaggcatgctccagctgaATCAGCtctgtggaagccacgctgcttctgcgctgagatggcggggtagcttcgggggaggcttcggcatacgtttgctgcgatttgcttctcgttcctctatggcgtctacccttgcttgcagcgcctgcatttgggtctgctgcacttttttcctcctctcatgggatttgtaaccgcctgcatccggaaacccaaccttccatggaatggagcctggtgtgcctcgtgtccgtccagggtgctcaggattcctgagggccattgtgagctcgtcgttctctttgtgtggaaagaacttcccttgctgcgctgcttcgatatactgcttaagcttcctgactggtatgtccatttgatcgttcgtccaaatgcacttccctgttacagggtccaaggttccgccagccccgaagaaccaagtccggcaacggtctggccagctaattgtctctggttcgatccctttatcaaccagatcattctcagtcttggcccacttagcccgggctacgaggtagccacctgaccccgtgcgatggtgaagcatcttcttcgtagcattttgcttgtttgtcgccgacatattcttactcttttccgatgtcttgtgggccacaaatgcgggccagtgatctctgatcttctcatatctgcccttgaattctggtgtctcattattttcgacaaacttattcagctctttcttccacctcctgaatagttctgccatcctcttaagagcaaaagacttgattaatttctttttaactgggttctctggattatcctctggcggtagggtgaaatttgacttcagcttagtctaaagatcatttttctgcatatcattgacataagacacctcagggtcttctgtagccggcttaaaccattgctggatgcttatcgggatcttgtccctaaccagaaccccgcactgagcaacaaatgcgctctttgtccggaggggttcaatcggttggccgtcgggcgcgattgctatgatctcaaacttttcatccgagctcaactttttttcgggcctcgtctctttaccgaagttgtgctcgatctggagggctagaaaaaagaacaaagacttaattaatatgtgtacataccaaaacaatgaatgcatcaatcagctagtcagcacaagcttaactaatatatatacctggccggactcggttcggtcaccggagccgtcatcacggtctccttcttgcaccggcattgggtcatcggagccgtcctcatgttcttcttgcaccggcattaggtcaccgtagccagcttgttcaccctctccttctagaccatcggtgtcgttgagaaacaacgagacggcatcacttccttctgcgattatgtccctcaacaacgcttcttttgcttcgtctagggcggtgtccatagtttctacaaatatttacaacatggcaattattattcaaacatgacagatggatatattagtgccaaacgtagaactagctacctaatcatagtaagctatcgggagggggtatatatcgacaacgacgacactacatctatgtccctcgacgaccctcgttctcctctattctttcttctcctcttttttttcttcttcctcttctttttttatcctcttcttcctctcatgttcgagagcattgccgaggggtcgggaggttgcctagcgtcaaaggattcaacaaaaccatgtcttcatcattaggcgaaagtaacatgtgcatgatggtacgaagctctctaaagttattttggaacggagtcctagataggataattcgctttttggtacaaagtttagcaagaaccttccaaatatcgttatttggaaggcctttgctgaaattcatacaagaaggcaaattatcctatctgggacaccattccaaaataattttggaggactttgtcatgccctggttacttctggctaatgatgaagccatggatttcttcaatactttgacactaggaaacctctctcgacccctcggcgatccttgaccccttgaaccctcgacgaccctggaaccctcgacccctcggctatcctcttcttcctctcatgttcgagaggatcgccgaggggtcgggaggttgcgtagtgtcaaaggattcaacaaaaccatgtcttcatcattaggcgaaagtaacatgtgcatgatggtatgaagctctccaaagttattttggaacggagtcctagataggataattcgctttttggtacaaagttcagcaagaaccttctaaatatcgttatttggaaggcctttgctgaaattcatacaagaaggcaaattatcctatccgggacaccattccaaaataattttggaggacttcACATGCcttggttacttctggctaatgatgaagccatggatttcttcaatactttgacactaggaaacctctctcgacccctcggcgatcctcgacccctcgaaccctcgacgaccctggaaccctcgacccctcggcgatcctcttcttcctctcatgttcgagaggatcgccgaggggtcgggaggttgcgtagtgtcaaaagattcaacaaaaccatgtcttcatcattaggcgaaagtaacatgtgcatgatggtatgaagccctccaaatttattttggaacggagtcctagataggataattcgctttttggtacaaagttcagcaagaaccttccaaatatcgttatttggaaggcctttgctgaaattcatacaaaaaggcaaattatcctatccgggacaccattccaaaataattttggaggacttcgtcatgccctggttacttccggctaatgatgaagccatggatttctttaatactttgacactaggaaacctctctcgacccctcggcgatcctcaacccctcgaaccctcgacgaccctggaaccctcgacccctagacgaccctggaaccctcttcttcttatttagttctctcgacccctcgtccctctctcgacccctcgacgaccctcgtccctgataacattttttttctcccctcgacacctctcgacctctcgtcccactctcgacccctcatcatcatctatcaccccctcgttttctttagcatatatccatgaacaaaaaaataattcatatatagaaaaaatgctatatgaacatacatacatatgagcatatacagagagcatatacatagccaaatccatatacagagagcatatacatacatacatacatacatacatacatacatacatacatacatatgagcatatacatacatacatacatagccaaatccaaatacatatgagcatatacatcACACACAGAGAGCAGCGGTGATGGTCAGAGCGACAGGGATCGATGGGAAGGGGGGAGCTCACTGGGGGCACGACGGGGAGGAGGCcggggacgaggaggaggccggcgacgacgCAGGGGAGGCCGGCGACGCGGCGCGGGGCGACGGGGAGGGGGCCGGAGATGGCGCACGCAGcgatgaggaggaggccggcgacggcgcaAGCAGCGACGGGGACAAGgcctgcggcggcgcggggcgacggcgacggggagcgGGCGACGACAGGCTCGGGGTGGCGACGACGATGACGAACGGCCCTGGGGCGTCGGGAGCGAATGGGAGCGGTTGgcgaaattttcacaagtgctaccttatatacccagagcaatggtctcggtttgtggcacgaaccgtgaccaatgcccccctttggtcccggttggtgccaccaaccgggaccataggtctcttttcagcagccgaaaGGGCGGGAAGGAGANNNNNNNNNNcaccaaccgggaccaatggccttgtgctgccccgcgcccaaaagtttagtcccacctcactagttgagagggctcgggagtggtttataagcgctgctgcgcccaccctcccgagctcctctcaactgcaggctttcgggcctaatctgtcactgcaatgcctatggtcctactgggcctgctgcgagcctgaatcctggcccatgctaaggtttctagtcgtattcaggccgtggtggcccagtaggtggcatttttttttgtttttttcttgctttatttattttcttttgttttgctttattttttaattcttcatgcttttagttttagaaaaattataaactttttgttaatgccattagttttcaaatttgaaaatatttttttagtttttttgttttctttgttgctttatttattttttttttgtgattaactttactataaaaatagttttttcctgttttttgatttTTNNNNNNNNNNNNNNNNNNNNNNNNNNNNNNNNNNNNNNNNNNNNNNNNNNNNNNNNNNNNNNNNNNNNNNNNNNNNNNNNNNNNNNNNNNNNNNNNNNNNNNNNNNNNNNNNNNNNNNNNNNNNNNNNNNNNNNNNNNNNNNNNNNNNNNNNNNNNNNNNNNNNNNNNNNNNNNNNNNNNNNNNNNNNNNNNNNNNNNNNNNNNNNNNNNNNNNNNNNNNNNNNNNNNNNNNNNNNNNNNNNNNNNNNNNNNNNNNNNNNNNNNNNNNNNNNNNNNNNNNNNNNNNNNNNNNNNNNNNNNNNNNNNNNNNNNNNNNNNNNNNNNNNNNNNNNNNNNNNNNNNNNNNNNNNNNNNNNNNNNNNNNNNNNNNNNNNNNNNNNNNNNNNNNNNNNNNNNNNNNNNNNNNNNNNNNNNNNNNNNNNNNNNNNNNNNNNNNNNNNNNNNNNNNNNNNNNNNNNNNNNNNNNNNNNNNttttagaaaaattataaactttctgttagtgccattagttttcaaatttgaaaacacttttttagtttttttgttttctttgttgctttatttattttattttgtgattaactttactataaaaatagtttttcttgtttttttgatctgttttttgcattatttattttcttttgttttttgctttaatttttaattctgtttgcttttaggttagcaaaattataaactttctgttagtgcaattagttttagaaaaagtataaactttctgttagtgccattagttttcaaatttgaatagttaaaatttgaattctttgaaaattgtttgaatcacaagtttgtgattaacttactaaaaaaatgagaatagatgcgcttatagagaaaattcaacctaaattcctagtaaatttctatgaatttcagagaagttCACTATGAatgtaggttaaacttttctctattagggcatctattttcactttgagaggagctcaacaaggcagagagggatgggcttataaaccggtgtgagcccccttcggttggcgaggtgggactaaactcggcccgcaacgaggaccaaacctttagtcccggtttgtggcacaaaccgggactaatggtcatgggccaggggcgaggagcaaaattataaactttctgttagtgccattagttttagaaagttgaaagttgaaagttggcatgggccagggactaatggtcagggtattatgagggccgaaccataagacatgaaagcatttcaaatgaactctgaaaaagttgaaagcatgttcgtgtgttacaaagttgcgggagaaagtcttcactttttcttcacttgtgtcatttgcttattgcgccgtaaccatggataatcttcattgtttatcaggatgcttgggtcagccttgacattgaagggaggaatttcatgaaacttttcataatcttcagacatgtctgtcttgccgtccactcccaggatgtccctttttcctgaaagaactatgtggcgctttggctcatcatatgatgtattcgcttccttatcttttctttttcgaggtttggtagacatgtccttcacatagataacccgtgccacatcattggctaggacgaacggttcgtcagtgtacccaagatttttcagatccactgttgtcattccgtactgtgggtctacctgtaccccgccgcctaacagattgacccatttgcacttaaacaaagggaccttaaaattaggtccatagtcaagttcccatatgtccactatgtaaccataatatgtatcctttccgctctcgcttgctgcatcaaagcggacaccgctgttttggttggtgctcttttgatcttgggcgatcgtgtaaattgtattcccatttatctcgtatcctttgtaagtcaatacagtcaaagatggtcccctggacaacaagtacaactcatcacaaacagtgttgtcacctctgagacgtgtttccaaccaactgctgaaagtcctgatgtgttcacatgtaatccagtcgtcgcactgctccgggtgtttggagcgcagactgttcttgtgttcatcgacatacggggtcaccaaggtagagttctgtagaactgtgtagtgtgcttgaggccaagaatatccgtccctgcatattattgagtctcttccaagagtgccttttccagtcagtctcccctcataccgcgatttagggagacctatcttgttaaggccaggaatgaagtcaacacaaaacccgataacatcctctgtttgatggcccatggagatgcttccttctagcctagcacgaTTAcatacatatttctttaggactcccatgaacctctcaaaggggaacatattgtgtagaaatacgggccctaggatgacaatctcgtcgactagatgaactaggatgtgcgtcatgatattgaagaaggatggtgggaacaccagctcgaaactgacaagacattgcgccacatcactccttagccttggtacgatttctggatcgatcaccttctgagagattgcattgaggaatgcacatagcttcacaatggctaatcggacgttttccggtagaagccccctcaatgcaaccggaagcagttgcgtcataatcacgtggcagtcatgagactttaggttctgaaactttttctctggcatatttattattccctttatattcgacgagaagccagtcgtgaccttcatactgagcaggcattcaaagaagatttctttctcttctttcgtaagagcgtagctggcaggacctttatactgcttcggaggcatgccgtctttttcgtgcaaacgttgcaggtccttccgtgcctcaggtgtatcttttgtcttcccatacacgcccaagaagcctagcaggttcacgcaaaggttcttcgtcacgtgcatcacgtcgattgaggagcggacctctaggtctttccagtagggtaggtcccaaaatatagatttcttcttccacatgg
This portion of the Triticum dicoccoides isolate Atlit2015 ecotype Zavitan chromosome 7A, WEW_v2.0, whole genome shotgun sequence genome encodes:
- the LOC119334196 gene encoding putative wall-associated receptor kinase-like 16; translation: MVTGCATFCSGGDAGSLPKIAINGIHNKNCYGVGCCQAPIPTSIDGMPNELMLSFEFADLVQNVSWAVRHRRRHPEPVVARSPSPSPRAAAGLVPVAACAVAGLLLIAACAISGPLPVAPRRVAGLPCVVAGLLLVPGLLPVVPPVSSPLPIDPCLPEADANAKPVEVATGICSSKHSHYISWNRGYYCQCDGGYIGNPYLVDGGCTKEAQKEFMTAKSALVLEIVACVVMGIAIIMVVVARWEGIKDIRANKLKRKFFEKNHGQLLQQLISQSASIAESMIMTLKELEKATHNFHKDLEVGGVGHGTVYKGILPNQHVVAVKKPNRMVQKEINEFINEVVILSQINHRNVVKLYGCCLETEVPILVYEFISNGTLYEHLHLEGPKSLSWDHRLRIAMEAAKSLAYLHTAASTPIIHRDVKSANILLDDTLTTKVADFGASKNIPVDISGVATRAQGTRGYWDPMYFYTGRLTEKSDVYSFGVVLVELLTRKKPFSYSWSSDKDEVGFVEHFVNLFEEDNLLQILDPQVIEEGGKEVKEVASVAVACIKLRREDRPTMRQVEMTLEGTRTSKDHALDNAFPSEEVESNTNRSIRRYSMEQEFILSAEYPR